In the Vigna unguiculata cultivar IT97K-499-35 unplaced genomic scaffold, ASM411807v1 contig_373, whole genome shotgun sequence genome, one interval contains:
- the LOC114171894 gene encoding uncharacterized protein LOC114171894 — MENVFDCGNFEEEQKVRLAASEFSHYALIWWHKLQRERQRDGDPPVDTWEELRRLMRRRYVPASYQRDMKFKLQRITQGSRSVEDYHKEMEMLMIQAKLEEDPEVTMARFINGLNNDIRDVVELQEFVEMEDLLHKAIQVEEQLKRKGASRRMASSSTYGWKDKAKREGYKSSPYSAKGETSSAMSTKATKEADPKPSKGNEAVPKRTRDITCFKCQGKGHYAYECPTKRTVVIRDDGGYSSESDANEESEGEEDEDVGPEMNEKGLLMVRRLLGSHIEAMDESQRDNIFHTRCIVQGQLCMVIVDSGSCANVASTRLVSKLNLPTKPHPRPYRLQWLSDEGEIKVKQQVEVPIVIGTYSDVISCDVVPMEACHLLLGRPWQHDHKTIHDGFSNKISFTHQGKKVVLKPLSPQEVCHDQVRLREKIMREKKVESESVIAKEREVRKVLLARQPLYMLVCKPVLNTNPEFPTSLPSSISSILQEFKDVFPSDLPSGLPPLRGIEHQVDLIPGATIPNRPAYRSNPEETKEIQRQKDGSWRMCSDCRSVNSITIKYRHPIPRLDDLLDELHGAQVFSKIDLKSGYNQIRIREGDEWKTAFKTKFGLYEWLVMPFGLTNAPSTFMRLMNHVLRDFIGHFVVVYFDDILIYSADLDLHAQHLHSVLSALRHEKLYANLEKCMFCQDHVVFLGFVVSSKGVEVDQSKVKAIQEWPTPKSVSDIRSFHGLASFYRRFVRDFSTLAAPLNELVKKNVSFKWGEKQEKAFQTLKQRLVSAPILALPNFSKSFEIECDASGIGIGAVLLQEGHPIAYFSEKLSGAAFNYSTYDKELYALVRALKTWQHYLFPKEFVIHSDHESLKYLKGQGKLNTRHAKWVEFLEQFPYVIKYKRGKGNVVADALSRRHALISMVETKLLGLEVLKGLYEEDKEFGQRYTECEKMAKDEYYRFEGFLFRANRLCVPQSSIRELLVKEAHRGGLMGHFGVLKTYDILHEHFYWVNMKKDVAKLCESCIECRQAKSKVLPQGLYTPLPVPEHPWVDLSMDFVLGLPRSSTGRDSILVVHSPFEVVYGFNPLSPLDLLPVPNISVFKHTEGQAKAEFVRKLHEKVKDQITKKNESYAKQANKGRRRVVFQPGDWVWVHMRKERFPEQRKSKLLPRGDGPFQVLERINDNAYKIQMPGEDGSALKKNGSDLETNPVQEGGNDEDISHQPGSKLTKEEENSLQGIGGPMTRSKAKQTKATLQRLILNLLEDVVKDPTHKLVYLITWKDEAKDEVELQKA, encoded by the exons ATGGAGAATGTGTTTGATTGCGGCAACTTTGAGGAGGAACAAAAGGTGAGGTTGGCAGCATCCGAATTCTCACACTATGCATTGATTTGGTGGCACAAGCTTCAAAGGGAGAGGCAAAGAGATGGAGATCCACCAGTAGACACATGGGAGGAATTGAGGAGGCTCATGAGGAGGAGATATGTCCCTGCATCCTATCAAAGGGATATGAAGTTTAAGCTTCAAAGAATTACTCAAGGAAGCCGAAGTGTGGAGGATTACCACAAAGAGATGGAGATGTTGATGATCCAAGCTAAGCTTGAGGAAGATCCTGAGGTAACAATGGCTAGGTTCATTAATGGGTTGAATAATGATATCCGTGATGTGGTTGAGTTGCAGGAGTTTGTGGAGATGGAGGATCTTCTCCATAAAGCCATCCAAGTAGAAGAGCAACTCAAAAGGAAGGGAGCTTCAAGGAGAATGGCGTCGTCTTCTACTTATGGGTGGAAGGACAAGGCTAAGAGGGAGGGATATAAGTCATCACCCTATTCGGCCAAGGGAGAGACCAGTTCGGCCATGAGTACCAAGGCCACCAAAGAAGCGGATCCTAAGCCTTCTAAGGGCAATGAAGCTGTACCAAAAAGAACTAGAGACATTACATGCTTCAAATGCCAAGGCAAGGGGCACTATGCATATGAATGTCCTACCAAGAGGACTGTGGTGATTAGAGATGATGGAGGATATTCTAGTGAGTCAGATGCAAATGAAGAATCTGAAGGAGAGGAGGATGAGGATGTTGGACCAGAAATGAACGAGAAGGGATTGTTGATGGTGAGGAGACTATTAGGATCTCATATAGAAGCCATGGATGAAAGCCAAAGGGACAACATTTTCCACACTAGGTGTATTGTCCAAGGGCAACTTTGCATGGTGATTGTGGATAGTGGGAGTTGCGCTAATGTGGCTAGTACAAGGCTAGTATCCAAGTTGAATCTTCCTACCAAGCCTCATCCTAGACCTTACCGTTTGCAATGGCTAAGTGATGAAGGAGAAATTAAAGTGAAGCAGCAAGTGGAGGTGCCCATAGTCATTGGGACTTATTCTGATGTGATTTCATGTGATGTGGTGCCTATGGAGGCGTGTCATCTATTGTTGGGGAGACCATGGCAGCATGACCACAAGACCATCCATGATGGATTCTCCAACAAGATCTCTTTTACACATCAAGGAAAGAAGGTGGTGCTTAAACCTTTAAGCCCACAAGAGGTGTGTCATGATCAAGTGAGGTTGAGAGAGAAAAtcatgagagaaaagaaagttgAGAGTGAGAGCGTG ATAGCAAAGGAGAGGGAAGTGAGGAAGGTGTTGTTAGCCCGGCAACCCTTATATATGCTTGTATGCAAACCTGTTTTGAATACTAACCCTGAATTTCCCACTTCCTTGCCATCTTCTATTTCTTCTATTTTGCAGGAATTCAAGGATGTATTCCCCTCGGATTTGCCTAGTGGATTACCACCATTGAGGGGAATAGAACATCAAGTGGATTTGATACCTGGAGCCACCATTCCAAACAGGCCAGCGTATAGGAGCAATCCCGAGGAGACCAAGGAGATACAAAGGCAA AAAGATGGTTCTTGGCGCATGTGTAGTGACTGTAGAAGTGTGAATAGCATTACCATtaagtataggcatcccattcctagacTTGATGATTTACTTGATGAATTGCATGGTGCACAAGtgttttcaaaaattgatttgaaaagtGGATACAACCAAATTAGGATTAGAGAAGGAGATGAatggaaaactgctttcaaaaccaaatttgggttgTATGAGTGGCTGGTTATGCCATTTGGATTAACTAATGCACCAAGCACATTCATGAGGTTGATGAATCATGTTCTACGAGATTTTATAGGGCATTTTGTGGTAGTGTATTTTGATGATATTCTGATCTATAGTGCTGATTTGGACTTGCATGCTCAACATTTGCATTCTGTGTTATCTGCTTTGAGACATGAAAAGTTGTATGCTAATCTTGAGAAATGCATGTTTTGTCAAGACCATGTGGTATTTCTGGGTTTTGTGGTGAGTTCAAAAGGGGTAGAAGTTGATCAATCCAAAGTGAAGGCCATACAAGAGTGGCCAACACCCAAATCCGTGAGTGATATTAGGAGTTTTCATGGCCTggctagtttctataggagaTTTGTGAGAGATTTCAGCACCTTGGCAGCCCCCTTAAATGAGTTAGTGAAGAAAAACGTGAGCTTCAAGTGGGGGGAAAAACAAGAGAAAGCTTTCCAAACTCTTAAGCAAAGACTAGTGAGTGCACCCATCCTAGCATTGCCCAATTTTTCCAAATCCTTTGAGATAGAGTGTGACGCTTCTGGCATAGGTATAGGAGCTGTTCTACTTCAAGAAGGCCATCCCATAGCATACTTTAGTGAAAAATTGAGTGGAGCAGCCTTCAATTACTCTACCTATGACAAGGAACTCTATGCCTTAGTGAGAGCCCTCAAAACTTGGCAACATTATCTTTTTCCCAAGGAATTCGTTAtccatagtgaccatgagtctcTTAAGTATCTCAAGGGTCAAGGTAAGCTTAATACAAGACATGCCAAATGGGTTGAATTCTTAGAGCAATTTCCATATGTCATTAAGTACAAGAGAGGGAAAGGAAATGTGGTTGCGGATGCCCTATCTAGGAGACATGCGCTAATATCTATGGTTGAGACCAAGTTGTTGGGTTTGGAAGTGTTGAAGGGGTTGTATGAGGAGGATAAAGAGTTCGGCCAAAGGTACACGGAGTGTGAAAAGATGGCCAAGGATGAGTACTATAGATTTGAGGGGTTCTTGTTTAGAGCAAATAGGCTATGTGTTCCTCAATCTTCCATTAGAGAACTCTTAGTGAAGGAAGCACATAGAGGGGGGTTGATGGGTCATTTTGGAGTGCTTAAAACTTATGACATCTTGCATGAGCATTTCTATTGGGTTAACATGAAAAAGGATGTAGCCAAACTGTGTGAGTCATGCATTGAGTGTAGACAAGCTAAGTCTAAAGTTCTTCCCCAAGGTTTATACACTCCTCTTCCTGTTCCTGAACACCCTTGGGTGGATTTGTCCATGGATTTTGTGCTTGGTTTGCCTCGATCAAGTACTGGCCGAGACTCCATACTAGTTGT TCATTCTCCTTTTGAGGTAGTGTATGGGTTTAATCCTTTATCTCCACTTGATTTATTACCTGTGCCTAACATTTCTGTGTTTAAGCATACTGAAGGACAGGCAAAGGCAGAGTTTGTGCGGAAGCTTCATGAGAAAGTTAAAGATCAAATCACCAAGAAGAATGAGAGCTACGCAAAACAAGCTAACAAAGGTAGAAGGAGAGTTGTGTTCCAACCAGGAGATTGGGTGTGGGTACACATGAGGAAAGAGAGATTTCCCGAACAAAGGAAATCCAAGTTGCTGCCTAGAGGAGATGGACCATTCCAAGTCTTGGAAAGGATCAATGACAATGCTTACAAGATCCAAATGCCAG GTGAAGATGGTTCGGCTTTGAAGAAAAATGGTTCGGATTTGGAGACCAATCCTGTTCAAGAGGGAGGGAATGATGAGGACATCTCTCACCAGCCTGGATCCAAGCTAACCAAAGAAGAGGAGAACTCTCTACAAGGGATAGGAGGTCCTATGACGAGATCCAAGGCCAAGCAAACCAAGGCAACATTACAAAGGCTAATTCTAAATCTCTTAGAAGATGTGGTCAAGGATCCTACACATAAGCTTGTTTACTTGATCACTTGGAAGGATGAAGCTAAGGATGAAGTTGAGCTCCAAAAGGCGTGA